One window from the genome of Bacillus tianshenii encodes:
- a CDS encoding metal-dependent hydrolase, translated as MDTGTHLVIGAALGGLATLDPIAASHPETLNSIMLGTMIGQQAPDFDTVLKLKNNAKYIRNHRGVTHSIPAVLLWPLLITGAIYAVSPDVNLLHLWIWTFLAVFLHVFVDIFNAYGTQAIRPFSHRWVALGIINTFDPFIFFIHIAGFIIWRFGGHPGYTFIVIYLILFGYYLLRWYAKHRVVKAVKQRIPDATRVITSPTVRFNYWHLAIESPDAFYVAKAVKDDIRVLDIYDKVPVPNIPLIHEAKKDDNLSAFLSFSPVYRWEVDEYNDHYEVRFIDLRYRSKGYYPFVAVVQLDQDLNIVSSYTGWIFSEEKLMKKLQIAPDA; from the coding sequence ATGGATACAGGAACTCATCTTGTTATCGGAGCTGCCTTAGGAGGATTAGCGACATTAGACCCTATCGCAGCCTCACATCCCGAAACATTAAATAGCATTATGCTCGGGACAATGATTGGTCAACAGGCACCAGATTTCGATACCGTATTAAAATTAAAAAATAACGCGAAGTATATTCGCAACCATAGAGGCGTTACACATTCAATTCCTGCAGTTCTGCTGTGGCCGTTATTAATCACTGGAGCTATTTATGCAGTCTCACCAGATGTAAACCTTTTGCACCTATGGATTTGGACATTCCTTGCTGTATTCCTGCATGTTTTCGTCGACATTTTCAACGCTTATGGAACTCAGGCTATTCGACCTTTTTCGCACAGGTGGGTAGCTCTTGGGATTATCAATACGTTTGATCCGTTCATTTTCTTTATTCACATTGCAGGTTTTATTATTTGGCGGTTTGGCGGACACCCAGGCTATACATTTATTGTGATTTATCTCATATTGTTTGGCTATTACCTTCTTCGCTGGTATGCAAAGCATCGTGTGGTAAAAGCAGTCAAGCAAAGAATACCTGATGCAACAAGAGTGATCACCTCGCCTACAGTAAGGTTTAATTATTGGCATTTAGCAATCGAAAGTCCAGATGCATTTTATGTAGCAAAAGCAGTTAAAGACGATATCCGAGTCCTTGATATTTACGACAAAGTTCCAGTTCCAAATATCCCACTAATTCACGAAGCGAAAAAAGACGATAATCTATCCGCATTCCTTTCATTTTCACCTGTCTACCGCTGGGAAGTAGACGAATACAATGACCATTATGAGGTTCGTTTCATTGACTTACGCTACCGAAGCAAAGGCTATTACCCATTCGTCGCAGTCGTCCAGCTCGACCAAGACCTTAACATCGTCAGCTCCTACACCGGCTGGATCTTCAGCGAAGAAAAACTAATGAAAAAACTCCAAATAGCCCCCGATGCATAA
- the recX gene encoding recombination regulator RecX, translating to MKITKITAQKKNENRLNLFIDDGSGERYGFSLDMDVFAKYQLKKGMEIDEVVIQELLHEDQIKKAFSLALNYLSYRMRSTKEIKEYLAGKEIDEGVIESVIERLNTYKYINDLEFAKAFVRTKKRATVKGPMLLQRELQEKGITGRNADAGLAEYSFGEQVDVATQFAKKKQKQYKKESAVQAEQKIKQALMQKGFSFDVINEAVSELQLNGESAEWEALRHQAEKAERKYRKYEGREFDLKVKQYLYRRGFSMEQINKWLNHRFE from the coding sequence ATGAAAATTACAAAGATTACTGCTCAAAAAAAGAATGAAAATCGGCTTAATCTATTTATTGATGATGGGTCTGGTGAAAGGTATGGATTCAGTCTTGATATGGACGTCTTTGCAAAGTATCAATTGAAAAAAGGAATGGAAATTGACGAAGTTGTCATACAAGAGCTACTTCATGAAGACCAAATAAAAAAAGCCTTCAGCCTTGCCCTAAATTACTTGTCTTATCGCATGCGCTCCACAAAGGAAATCAAAGAATACTTAGCAGGGAAAGAAATTGATGAAGGTGTCATAGAATCAGTTATTGAACGTCTTAATACTTATAAATATATCAATGATCTAGAGTTTGCAAAGGCGTTCGTGCGCACAAAGAAGCGGGCGACTGTTAAAGGCCCAATGCTTCTTCAACGTGAGCTACAAGAAAAAGGGATAACAGGAAGAAATGCAGACGCTGGTTTGGCAGAATATTCGTTTGGAGAGCAGGTTGATGTTGCTACACAATTTGCAAAGAAGAAGCAAAAACAATATAAGAAAGAGTCTGCAGTTCAAGCAGAACAAAAAATAAAGCAAGCACTTATGCAAAAAGGCTTCTCATTTGATGTCATTAATGAAGCCGTCTCTGAGCTTCAGTTAAATGGGGAAAGTGCTGAATGGGAGGCTTTGAGGCATCAAGCTGAGAAAGCAGAACGTAAATATCGCAAATATGAGGGCAGAGAGTTTGATCTTAAGGTAAAACAGTACCTTTACCGTCGAGGTTTTTCGATGGAACAAATTAATAAATGGCTGAATCATCGTTTCGAATAA
- the sspK gene encoding small, acid-soluble spore protein K, translated as MRNKEQGFPPRISLNGEPRAKAEYASKRANGTINTNPQQRMRRSNQEFGEQG; from the coding sequence ATGCGAAACAAAGAGCAAGGCTTTCCTCCACGAATTTCGTTAAATGGCGAACCACGGGCGAAAGCGGAATATGCTTCAAAACGTGCAAACGGTACAATAAACACAAATCCTCAACAAAGAATGCGCCGTTCGAACCAAGAATTCGGTGAGCAAGGTTAA
- a CDS encoding gamma-type small acid-soluble spore protein, whose protein sequence is MAQNNQQQPNQTTSGTNVQHVKQQNAQSAQAQQQAAQQQQQQQYGMSTQTDVQHVKQQNAQSEQRKRQASTQAQNQQQ, encoded by the coding sequence ATGGCTCAAAACAATCAACAACAGCCAAACCAAACGACTTCTGGTACAAACGTGCAGCATGTTAAACAACAAAACGCTCAATCTGCACAAGCTCAACAACAAGCTGCTCAACAACAGCAACAGCAGCAATATGGTATGAGCACTCAAACTGACGTACAACACGTTAAACAACAAAACGCTCAATCTGAGCAACGTAAGCGACAAGCTTCTACACAAGCTCAGAACCAACAACAATAA
- a CDS encoding DoxX family protein: MKWLQGEKMAVVWTILRVWLGIQWVEAGWHKVVGGFDAGGFLKGAIGKAAGDHPAVQGWYAAFLENVALPNVQLFNILIPWGELLAGVGLILGVATIPALIGVALMNLNFMLAGTTSTNPVLYTVAIILMAAGPAAYYYGFDRFLIPFTKDHIGKHKPHDKGHHAHAH; this comes from the coding sequence ATGAAATGGTTACAAGGTGAAAAGATGGCGGTTGTTTGGACGATTTTACGGGTTTGGTTAGGTATTCAATGGGTTGAAGCAGGCTGGCATAAAGTTGTAGGTGGATTTGATGCAGGTGGCTTCTTGAAAGGTGCAATTGGTAAAGCAGCAGGCGACCATCCAGCAGTACAAGGCTGGTATGCAGCGTTCCTGGAAAATGTAGCTCTTCCTAATGTTCAGTTATTCAACATTCTTATTCCTTGGGGAGAATTACTTGCTGGTGTTGGACTTATTCTTGGAGTAGCAACGATTCCTGCACTTATTGGAGTAGCTTTGATGAACTTGAACTTTATGCTTGCAGGTACAACAAGCACAAACCCTGTTTTATATACAGTAGCAATTATCCTTATGGCAGCTGGACCAGCAGCATACTATTACGGTTTTGATAGATTCTTAATCCCATTTACAAAAGACCATATTGGCAAACATAAACCACACGATAAAGGACACCATGCACACGCACATTAA
- a CDS encoding TIGR01777 family oxidoreductase codes for MHIAITGGTGFVGSYLTSHLEKQGHTLYILTRNPQSHKNTECIKYVGWLSKDANPTATIPTLDAVINLAGKSINNRWTEQTKKEIKESRIQATRAVLEIVKAMKPSVLINASAVGYYGNSLDQTFTEGDPAGSGFLAETTRLWEEEAAKAQEFGVRVVYARFGIILDKDEGALPRIALPYQLFAGGKLGTGQQWMSWVHINDVVRMIDFALHQPELNGPLNVTAPNPHPMNEFGKILAEVLHRPHWLPAPSFALKTVLGEMSELVLEGQKVLPDKALRHGYKFEFETLYPALVDLYQQ; via the coding sequence ATGCATATTGCTATTACAGGCGGAACAGGTTTTGTTGGAAGCTACTTAACATCACACTTAGAGAAACAAGGCCATACACTATATATTCTTACCCGAAACCCACAATCACACAAGAACACCGAATGCATAAAATATGTTGGCTGGTTAAGTAAAGACGCCAATCCAACTGCTACAATTCCTACATTAGATGCAGTCATTAACCTTGCTGGAAAATCAATCAACAATCGCTGGACTGAACAAACTAAGAAAGAAATTAAAGAAAGCAGAATCCAGGCTACTCGCGCTGTATTAGAAATTGTGAAAGCAATGAAGCCAAGCGTATTAATAAACGCTTCAGCTGTAGGATATTACGGTAACTCCCTTGATCAAACATTTACAGAAGGCGACCCAGCCGGATCTGGCTTTCTCGCTGAGACGACAAGACTATGGGAAGAAGAAGCAGCGAAAGCACAGGAATTTGGTGTTCGGGTCGTCTACGCCCGCTTTGGAATTATCTTAGATAAGGATGAAGGTGCCCTGCCCCGAATTGCCTTACCTTATCAATTATTCGCAGGCGGCAAGCTTGGTACCGGACAACAATGGATGTCATGGGTTCATATTAATGATGTTGTCCGTATGATTGACTTTGCCCTTCATCAGCCGGAACTTAATGGTCCACTTAACGTCACAGCACCGAACCCTCACCCCATGAATGAGTTTGGCAAAATATTGGCAGAAGTTCTCCACAGACCACATTGGCTACCTGCTCCTTCCTTCGCTCTAAAAACTGTACTCGGCGAAATGAGTGAGCTTGTATTAGAAGGACAAAAGGTGCTTCCTGACAAGGCTTTGCGCCATGGTTATAAGTTTGAATTTGAGACACTTTATCCAGCTCTTGTAGACCTTTATCAACAGTAA
- a CDS encoding Cof-type HAD-IIB family hydrolase codes for MVQCIALDMDGTLVNSNLIIHEENAKAIEYARNRGIEVVVATGRSYPEAKDVLYNAGIHCPIICVNGSEIRDSEGRIIEKVGLERDTFQKIRTRLEGSELYYEVYTDQGTFTNDYEKALAVMIDVYLSAGDTKDYEQLLQGAKARFEHGLITHVEHYDELLQKEDLTIYKVLAFSFDQEKLKRAKEEVMFINGLAVSASAKENIEITSKHAQKGIALEKFTAARGLSLKETMAVGDNYNDVSMLEAVGHSVAMGNAPDDIKELCDMVTTKNDEHGVAQAIHHVLKNQKEKRGI; via the coding sequence ATGGTTCAATGCATTGCATTAGATATGGACGGAACATTAGTAAATAGCAATTTAATTATTCATGAAGAAAATGCGAAAGCAATTGAATATGCACGAAACAGAGGAATAGAGGTCGTTGTTGCGACTGGAAGATCATATCCTGAAGCGAAAGATGTCCTGTACAACGCAGGAATTCATTGCCCGATCATTTGTGTGAATGGCTCTGAAATTAGAGATTCAGAAGGCCGTATTATTGAAAAGGTTGGGCTAGAACGTGATACATTCCAAAAAATTCGGACCAGACTTGAAGGAAGTGAATTATATTACGAAGTATATACCGATCAAGGAACATTCACGAATGACTACGAAAAAGCATTAGCCGTTATGATCGATGTATATTTAAGTGCTGGAGATACGAAGGATTATGAGCAACTGCTTCAAGGTGCAAAAGCAAGATTTGAACATGGACTTATTACACATGTGGAGCATTATGATGAATTATTACAGAAAGAGGATTTAACAATTTATAAAGTATTAGCGTTCTCTTTCGACCAGGAGAAACTGAAGCGGGCAAAAGAAGAAGTGATGTTCATTAACGGGCTAGCCGTTAGTGCTTCTGCAAAAGAAAACATTGAAATTACTAGTAAGCATGCTCAAAAAGGAATTGCCCTCGAAAAATTCACAGCAGCAAGAGGTCTGTCATTGAAAGAAACAATGGCAGTTGGTGACAATTATAATGATGTTTCCATGCTTGAAGCTGTTGGGCACTCGGTCGCGATGGGAAACGCGCCAGATGATATTAAAGAACTTTGTGATATGGTAACGACAAAGAATGATGAGCATGGCGTTGCACAAGCCATTCATCACGTATTGAAAAATCAAAAAGAGAAGCGAGGGATTTAA
- a CDS encoding YfhJ family protein, translating to MEEIYEQLTEELLHVNRSLSYEKARTWVEILWEDFESTRAKGGWKYKGQEMTERIVRQWIVNYGPRLHEFVATNPKYKHLLDDNGLIH from the coding sequence ATGGAAGAGATTTATGAGCAATTAACAGAAGAATTGTTACATGTGAACAGATCATTATCATATGAAAAAGCCCGAACATGGGTAGAAATTCTCTGGGAAGACTTTGAAAGCACTCGTGCAAAGGGTGGTTGGAAATATAAAGGACAAGAAATGACTGAACGAATTGTTCGTCAATGGATTGTAAACTATGGACCACGGTTACATGAATTTGTCGCAACAAATCCGAAATATAAGCATTTACTAGACGATAATGGTCTAATCCATTGA
- a CDS encoding YfhE family protein, giving the protein MKSKSRSDRERKRSLSKTQEVLYSKEFKSADRAGGYLNR; this is encoded by the coding sequence ATGAAAAGCAAAAGTAGAAGCGATCGTGAACGAAAGCGCTCATTATCGAAAACACAAGAAGTTCTCTATTCCAAGGAATTTAAATCAGCTGACCGTGCCGGCGGCTATTTAAATCGATAA
- a CDS encoding GNAT family N-acetyltransferase gives MLKKRDLVECEQLFELMVHPEVFPFVRHKASSYEEFLFLTKQMIEAEDQGELISRTILDEWGNPIGTINLFDIEDNAGFLGTWIGKPFHGKGYNKPAKDTFFNELFFENEIETIFMKIRTTNDRSFHAAKKLPYVSIADELYPNVFEQINQGEFKYHLLCIHKDLYTLHTRREMPVEPFTEAMEA, from the coding sequence ATGCTTAAAAAACGTGACTTAGTAGAATGTGAGCAACTTTTTGAATTGATGGTGCACCCTGAAGTCTTCCCTTTTGTACGTCATAAAGCTTCTTCTTATGAAGAATTTCTATTTTTGACAAAGCAAATGATCGAAGCCGAAGACCAAGGTGAATTAATCTCTAGAACGATTCTTGACGAATGGGGGAACCCAATCGGAACAATTAACTTGTTTGATATTGAAGACAATGCAGGCTTTCTAGGCACATGGATCGGAAAACCTTTTCATGGAAAAGGCTATAATAAACCTGCAAAAGACACGTTCTTCAATGAATTATTCTTCGAAAACGAAATTGAAACCATTTTCATGAAAATCCGTACAACAAATGACCGGTCTTTTCATGCTGCAAAAAAACTGCCTTATGTGTCAATTGCCGATGAGCTTTACCCAAATGTATTTGAACAAATTAACCAAGGTGAATTCAAATATCATCTTCTTTGTATTCACAAGGACTTATATACCCTTCATACACGACGCGAAATGCCAGTTGAACCATTCACTGAAGCAATGGAAGCTTAA
- the mutY gene encoding A/G-specific adenine glycosylase, which translates to MTEKTTEQWIRDFHIKQFQNDLIDWFQAEQRDLPWRHNQTPYKVWISEVMLQQTRVDTVIPYFKNFLELFPTIEALAEAEEEKVLKAWEGLGYYSRARNLHTAVKEVNEKYNGDVPNDPKAFGELKGVGPYTKGAVLSIAYGNPQPAVDGNVMRVLSRVFSVWEDIAKPKTRKQFEELVRKIIASENASDFNQGLMELGALICTPKSPSCLLCPVQSHCRAFHEGVEDQLPVKSRKKPPKPLVMTAVILRNEEGKVLVRRRPSKGLLANLWEFPNHEMKSGKLTQEKQLKDYIKDEYGIDVELQQHVLNIKHVFSHIVWNIAVYEAETTEVVEEADGLMFVQPEELRDYPFPVSHQKIIDYILK; encoded by the coding sequence GTGACCGAGAAGACAACAGAACAGTGGATTCGTGACTTTCACATTAAGCAATTTCAAAATGATTTAATTGATTGGTTTCAAGCAGAGCAACGTGATTTGCCATGGCGTCATAACCAAACTCCCTATAAAGTTTGGATTTCAGAAGTCATGCTTCAGCAAACACGTGTTGATACAGTGATTCCGTATTTTAAAAACTTTCTCGAGCTTTTTCCAACAATCGAAGCGCTGGCAGAAGCTGAAGAGGAAAAAGTTCTAAAAGCATGGGAAGGGCTTGGCTATTACTCCCGTGCCCGTAATCTTCATACAGCTGTGAAAGAGGTAAATGAAAAATATAATGGCGATGTTCCGAATGATCCGAAAGCGTTCGGTGAGCTAAAAGGTGTTGGTCCGTATACAAAAGGTGCTGTCTTAAGCATTGCATATGGAAATCCTCAACCGGCAGTAGATGGAAATGTGATGCGTGTACTTTCCAGGGTGTTTTCAGTGTGGGAGGATATTGCGAAGCCAAAAACGCGAAAGCAATTTGAAGAACTTGTGCGTAAAATTATTGCCTCAGAGAATGCATCTGATTTTAATCAAGGTTTAATGGAGCTTGGTGCTTTAATTTGTACTCCGAAATCCCCCTCATGTTTATTATGCCCAGTCCAATCCCATTGCCGAGCTTTTCATGAAGGGGTAGAAGACCAGCTTCCTGTTAAGAGTCGAAAGAAGCCCCCAAAACCGTTGGTTATGACCGCTGTCATTTTACGAAATGAAGAAGGGAAGGTTTTGGTTCGTCGACGTCCATCTAAAGGTTTACTTGCAAACCTTTGGGAATTTCCTAATCATGAAATGAAGTCCGGTAAATTGACACAAGAAAAACAATTAAAGGATTATATAAAAGATGAATATGGAATTGATGTTGAATTACAACAACATGTTCTTAACATTAAGCATGTCTTTTCACATATAGTCTGGAATATAGCTGTGTATGAAGCCGAGACAACAGAGGTAGTAGAGGAAGCGGATGGCTTAATGTTTGTACAACCTGAAGAACTAAGGGACTATCCATTCCCTGTATCACATCAAAAAATAATTGATTATATTTTAAAATGA
- a CDS encoding class I SAM-dependent methyltransferase yields MFFQLAVLIFCLMITISIVIDAMRNGITPTPSSATAVSAIINYLKRQNTTHKTIYDLGSGWGNLVFPIARIFPSASVIGIENALIPYLYCKGRNALARKHIHFSYKNMYQADLSDTDYIICYIHRRGMEKLKAQFQQQLKPGCIIISHFFTIPGWTPTETIELHDWQRTKIYIYHYKRSVEN; encoded by the coding sequence ATGTTTTTTCAATTAGCAGTGCTTATTTTTTGTTTAATGATCACAATTTCAATTGTCATTGATGCGATGCGTAACGGGATTACACCAACCCCAAGCTCTGCAACAGCAGTTTCGGCCATTATAAATTACTTAAAAAGACAAAACACGACTCACAAGACTATCTACGATCTTGGCAGTGGCTGGGGCAATTTAGTTTTCCCGATAGCACGCATATTCCCTTCCGCTTCCGTTATAGGAATTGAGAATGCACTTATTCCTTATCTTTATTGCAAGGGACGAAATGCTCTCGCCCGCAAGCACATTCATTTTTCCTACAAAAATATGTATCAAGCAGATTTAAGCGATACAGATTACATTATCTGCTACATTCATAGACGCGGAATGGAAAAGCTGAAAGCTCAGTTTCAGCAACAGCTTAAACCTGGGTGTATCATCATCAGTCATTTCTTCACCATTCCTGGCTGGACTCCAACTGAAACAATCGAATTACACGATTGGCAGCGGACGAAGATTTATATCTATCATTACAAGAGAAGCGTGGAAAATTAA
- a CDS encoding YpzG family protein: MNENYSQNRKKYFENIYANPFQSPRANPKHAFQQVNGETQKGQHNLILEVQTRKRS, from the coding sequence GTGAACGAAAATTACAGCCAAAACCGCAAAAAATATTTCGAAAACATATATGCCAACCCTTTCCAATCACCACGTGCCAACCCAAAGCATGCCTTTCAACAAGTGAATGGTGAAACGCAAAAAGGGCAGCACAACCTTATTCTTGAAGTACAAACACGTAAACGCTCTTAG
- a CDS encoding methyl-accepting chemotaxis protein, whose protein sequence is MSNQLQRMLEIAPIFEELFKNDDCMIAIADTEKIVYYRPGKTIDTASKGQKLIEGDGLYDAIKAKRTLHKYVSKELFESPFRAVTVPLFDENKNVIGAFGTARGLDKQEKIAEMAETLGASLQEISASVSELSKMAHSSSEAQESIIDSAKETEEKADETTNITNIIKNISSQTHLLGLNAEIEAARAGEAGKGFAVVANEVRKLSSNSNEAVGKIEDSLKEMKASIDMILKQIYSNSDTIQSQAASIQEMTTAIKNLHQISDDLLQLAKEY, encoded by the coding sequence GTGTCCAATCAGCTTCAAAGAATGTTAGAAATCGCACCTATATTTGAAGAACTATTCAAAAATGACGACTGTATGATCGCCATTGCTGACACTGAAAAAATCGTATACTATCGACCTGGCAAAACAATAGACACTGCTTCAAAAGGGCAGAAACTAATTGAAGGCGACGGTCTGTATGATGCCATTAAAGCAAAGCGTACCCTACATAAATATGTATCCAAAGAATTATTTGAATCACCTTTCCGTGCAGTAACAGTTCCTCTTTTTGATGAAAACAAAAATGTTATTGGTGCTTTTGGCACTGCACGGGGATTAGACAAGCAAGAAAAAATCGCTGAGATGGCAGAAACCCTTGGGGCATCTCTACAAGAAATCTCTGCAAGTGTTTCTGAATTATCAAAAATGGCTCACAGCTCTTCTGAAGCCCAAGAATCCATCATTGATTCAGCAAAAGAAACAGAAGAAAAAGCCGATGAAACAACAAACATAACAAACATTATCAAAAATATTTCCAGCCAGACACATCTCCTCGGCTTAAATGCAGAAATCGAAGCTGCTCGAGCTGGAGAAGCAGGAAAAGGCTTCGCAGTAGTTGCAAATGAAGTTCGAAAGCTTTCATCAAACAGTAACGAAGCAGTAGGCAAAATTGAAGATTCCTTAAAAGAAATGAAAGCCTCAATCGATATGATTTTAAAGCAAATCTATTCAAACTCTGATACAATTCAATCACAAGCAGCTTCAATTCAAGAAATGACAACAGCAATCAAAAACCTCCACCAAATCTCAGATGACCTACTACAACTAGCCAAAGAATATTAA
- a CDS encoding YfhH family protein, translated as MERRFSEMSKHELNQEIGRLHEKARKAEQLGIVNEFAVYERKIAMAKAYLLNPDDFKPGEVYEIEQDPGSKFKINYMNGIFAWGYRVGDKEQEEAIPISLLKKPEKE; from the coding sequence ATGGAAAGACGATTTAGTGAAATGTCCAAACACGAATTAAACCAAGAAATAGGCAGGTTACATGAAAAAGCCCGTAAAGCTGAACAACTCGGTATTGTGAATGAGTTTGCTGTGTATGAGCGAAAAATTGCCATGGCGAAAGCATATTTACTTAATCCTGATGATTTCAAGCCAGGTGAAGTGTATGAAATTGAGCAGGACCCTGGTTCAAAGTTCAAAATTAATTATATGAATGGCATCTTTGCCTGGGGCTATCGAGTTGGTGACAAAGAACAAGAAGAAGCAATTCCAATTTCTTTATTAAAGAAACCAGAGAAAGAGTAA
- a CDS encoding L-lactate permease, protein MSFLELLTSSMPILAVFVFLVILRLPATKAMPLSLIVSAVLAFLVWKVPFIQIAAASLEGVVVAGTILWIVFGAILLLNTLKMSGAMDSIRNGFLGITPDRRVQLIIIAWLFGSFIEGAAGFGTPAAIGAPLLVALGFPPLAAVVLTLIADSSPVSFGAVGTPIIVGVDQGLRQGASIAPQVESVLGKDGMPDYLQAVAVQAMQIDLIIGTFIPLILVTMLTRFFGENRSWTEGLKVWKFAIFAGLSFTLPAMLVAGFLGPEFPSIIGGLVGLSVVVPAAKRGFLLPKETWDFKQVQDEVSIKKEDVAGKQLSLKRAWVPYILVAIFLVLTRLNVLPLKAMLRDVKITWTEILGTNISTAFEPLYLPGTVFVVVVIMTIFIHKMNAAEVKEAFGTSLKTLVGSAIALGTAVPMVRIFINSGINSADLLSMPMELAILVSELVGDKWSFVAPFIGSLGSFISGSATFSNMMFSLFQFSVADQIQASPEVILALQVLGANAGNMVCVLNVVAAASVVGLLGKEGNIIRFTIGPMIYYALSAGIIGSIILAFM, encoded by the coding sequence ATGAGCTTCTTAGAGTTATTGACGAGCTCCATGCCGATTCTTGCTGTATTTGTTTTTTTGGTTATTTTACGTCTTCCGGCAACTAAAGCCATGCCGTTAAGCTTAATTGTTAGTGCGGTACTCGCTTTTCTTGTCTGGAAAGTGCCTTTTATTCAAATTGCAGCAGCTTCACTTGAAGGTGTTGTTGTAGCAGGAACAATCTTATGGATTGTTTTTGGTGCAATTCTTTTATTGAATACCTTGAAGATGAGCGGAGCAATGGATTCGATCCGTAACGGCTTCTTAGGGATTACGCCCGACCGGAGGGTGCAGTTAATTATTATTGCTTGGCTATTTGGTTCGTTTATTGAAGGTGCAGCAGGGTTTGGAACACCAGCTGCGATTGGGGCGCCATTACTTGTTGCACTTGGTTTTCCTCCATTGGCAGCGGTTGTGCTAACGTTGATTGCAGACAGTAGCCCTGTTTCTTTCGGAGCGGTTGGAACACCAATTATTGTTGGAGTTGATCAAGGCCTACGTCAGGGAGCATCAATTGCTCCACAAGTAGAAAGTGTGTTAGGAAAAGACGGTATGCCAGATTATTTGCAAGCGGTAGCGGTTCAGGCTATGCAGATAGATCTGATCATCGGAACATTTATCCCCTTAATCTTGGTAACGATGTTAACTCGTTTCTTTGGTGAAAATCGTTCATGGACAGAAGGGTTGAAAGTTTGGAAATTCGCTATTTTTGCAGGGCTTAGCTTTACTTTACCAGCAATGCTTGTAGCAGGTTTTCTAGGTCCAGAGTTTCCTTCAATTATCGGAGGACTTGTTGGTTTGTCAGTGGTTGTGCCTGCAGCGAAACGCGGCTTTCTTCTTCCGAAAGAAACGTGGGATTTCAAGCAGGTTCAAGATGAGGTTTCTATTAAGAAGGAAGATGTTGCTGGAAAACAGCTTTCACTTAAGCGTGCTTGGGTTCCGTACATTTTAGTAGCCATTTTCTTAGTATTAACTCGTTTGAATGTTCTACCGTTAAAAGCAATGCTTCGTGATGTGAAGATAACGTGGACTGAAATACTTGGGACCAACATTTCAACAGCATTTGAACCGTTGTATTTACCGGGGACGGTGTTTGTTGTGGTCGTTATTATGACTATCTTTATTCATAAAATGAATGCCGCAGAAGTGAAAGAAGCATTTGGCACCTCTTTAAAAACACTAGTAGGGAGTGCGATTGCATTAGGTACAGCAGTTCCAATGGTTCGTATCTTTATTAATTCAGGTATAAATAGTGCAGATTTGTTAAGTATGCCAATGGAGCTCGCAATTCTAGTATCTGAGCTTGTTGGGGATAAGTGGTCATTTGTAGCGCCATTTATCGGTTCACTTGGTTCTTTCATTTCTGGAAGTGCGACATTTAGTAATATGATGTTCTCACTGTTCCAATTTAGTGTAGCAGATCAGATTCAAGCTTCACCAGAAGTTATTCTTGCTCTTCAAGTCCTTGGGGCAAACGCAGGAAATATGGTATGTGTACTTAACGTTGTAGCAGCAGCCTCTGTTGTTGGCCTGCTAGGGAAAGAAGGAAATATTATTCGCTTTACAATAGGGCCGATGATTTACTACGCATTATCTGCAGGAATTATTGGTTCCATCATTTTAGCGTTTATGTAG